A stretch of Mytilus edulis chromosome 11, xbMytEdul2.2, whole genome shotgun sequence DNA encodes these proteins:
- the LOC139494708 gene encoding ryncolin-1-like — protein sequence MGSPSGIYKIYPENVPNGVSVYCDMDKDGGGWIVIQNRFNGAVDFYRNWNEYKEGFGDLNTEFWLGNSYIHLITKLDTYLLRFDLEDAAGNKGYAVYNKFKINDEDDDFRLTVSDYSGDLGDSSGFTYNNNAVFSTKDKGIRSSCASGRKGAWWYKSCTWVNLNGLWIPGTNSWTSMMWNSWKGKDGMKKTSMKLRRK from the exons ATGGGATCACCTAGTGGAATATACAAGATCTACCCAGAAAATGTTCCGAATGGAGTAAGTGTCTACTGTGACATGGATAAAGATGGAGGAGGCTGGATC GTTATTCAAAATAGATTTAACGGAGCTGTTGACTTTTATCGAAATTGGAATGAGTACAAGGAAGGGTTTGGGGATCTTAACACGGAGTTCTGGTTAG GCAacagttatattcatttgataaccaAATTAGATACATATTTACTTCGTTTCGACCTTGAGGATGCAGCCGGTAATAAAGGATACGCTGTTTATAACAAGTTTAAGATCAACGATGAAGACGATGATTTCAGACTTACAGTGTCCGATTATTCCGGAGATTTAG GTGATTCATCGGGATTTACATACAACAATAACGCCGTATTCAGTACAAAAGATAAAGGTATACGTAGTAGCTGTGCAAGTGGCCGAAAGGGAGCGTGGTGGTATAAATCCTGTACCTGGGTCAATCTTAATGGTTTATGGATACCAGGAACGAATTCATGGACATCTATGATGTGGAACAGTTGGAAAGGCAAGGATGGAATGAAAAAGACTTCAATGAAACTTCGCAGAAAATAA